A stretch of the Kushneria konosiri genome encodes the following:
- a CDS encoding DMT family transporter — MAVHDATAQHSRGLTLATSGIVVLSFDSLLVRLAATDGWNIAFWRGALMALIMGVLYCRRRRLATLNAHRGASLISAGLLAAISLLFVMAVMHTRVANVVVILSTAPLFAAIFTRLFLQEHVAVRTWVAIGLAMLGLVIVFAGSLTGEGLLGDAFALGAAMAVGANLTLLRRYPVLDRLPLIAGGGIITALVAWPMATPLALEPHSYLVLAIMGLVQMPLATALINNATRYLPSAEVALFYLIEAILGTLWVWWLLGENPPEATLYGGLLTLVTLLGNGWLGLRRVRGRRMAAASHTG, encoded by the coding sequence ATGGCTGTCCATGATGCGACCGCACAGCATTCCCGCGGTCTGACACTGGCGACTTCAGGTATCGTTGTCCTGAGCTTTGACAGCCTGCTGGTACGGCTGGCGGCCACCGATGGCTGGAACATCGCCTTCTGGCGCGGGGCGTTGATGGCGCTCATCATGGGCGTGCTCTATTGCCGGCGTCGACGGCTGGCCACGCTCAATGCCCATCGCGGCGCTTCGTTGATCTCCGCCGGACTACTGGCGGCGATCTCGCTTTTGTTCGTGATGGCGGTCATGCACACCCGCGTGGCCAATGTGGTGGTCATTTTAAGCACGGCACCCCTGTTTGCCGCCATTTTTACCCGGCTGTTCCTGCAGGAACACGTCGCGGTGAGAACCTGGGTCGCCATCGGTCTTGCCATGCTGGGGCTAGTGATTGTCTTTGCCGGCTCATTGACCGGCGAAGGCCTGCTGGGCGATGCCTTCGCACTCGGCGCCGCCATGGCCGTGGGCGCCAACCTGACGCTGCTGCGTCGCTATCCCGTGCTGGACCGCCTCCCCCTGATCGCGGGCGGCGGGATCATCACGGCCTTGGTGGCCTGGCCCATGGCCACGCCGCTGGCACTCGAACCTCACAGCTATCTCGTGCTCGCCATCATGGGACTGGTCCAGATGCCGCTGGCCACGGCCCTGATCAATAACGCCACCCGCTATCTACCTTCTGCCGAAGTGGCACTGTTCTATCTGATCGAGGCCATCCTTGGCACGTTGTGGGTCTGGTGGCTGCTCGGCGAAAACCCGCCCGAGGCCACGCTTTATGGTGGGCTGTTAACGCTGGTGACGCTTCTGGGCAATGGCTGGCTGGGACTGCGTCGCGTGCGCGGCCGCAGGATGGCGGCCGCGTCCCATACCGGGTGA
- a CDS encoding glycosyltransferase family 9 protein: MSLKTAIRTNTILKTLAQGIEKRARRGVTFLITRYLQKSESVDVKNLQGPLKILLVRPNYRIGNALIMSPVIETFRQRFPDARIDLLTTDSTRSLFRHQRLDHVLTLSRDAITRPWRFPAMIRRLRQEQYDLAVQVGPSSLTGLIFVRCINSRYTMGKGKRGQRWFDIEVSGDQAHAYDIPQMFSQALETPCRDRPLMRLSHGECSIGRGELEELGIDFDDTGRAAPFVALFIGGHLDKRLPLSFWQESIRALAAAGQRHVVFVGPEELRHAPLLEQEMANSRYGALCRPRPLRTFAAMLHHARHLISPDSGPLHIGAALDVPVMALVQKRKSLKFVPRGPLDIVLWQPNARQLVAAVTSPEQYQGCREIGTSDTDTMQVMAAALAGR; the protein is encoded by the coding sequence ATGTCTCTGAAAACAGCGATTCGCACCAATACAATTCTTAAAACACTCGCACAGGGTATCGAGAAGAGGGCACGACGCGGCGTGACCTTTCTCATCACCAGATATCTTCAGAAAAGTGAAAGCGTTGATGTCAAAAATCTTCAGGGCCCGTTAAAAATACTGCTGGTGCGTCCCAATTATCGAATTGGCAACGCGCTGATCATGTCGCCGGTGATCGAGACCTTTCGACAGCGTTTTCCAGACGCCAGAATTGACCTTCTCACGACCGACAGCACCCGGTCGCTGTTTCGTCATCAGCGTCTGGATCACGTTCTGACCCTCTCCCGTGATGCCATCACACGGCCATGGCGTTTTCCCGCCATGATCCGGCGCCTGCGTCAGGAGCAATACGATCTTGCCGTACAGGTAGGCCCCAGCTCGCTGACCGGACTGATCTTCGTGCGCTGTATCAATAGTCGCTACACCATGGGCAAGGGCAAGCGCGGCCAGCGCTGGTTCGATATTGAAGTCAGTGGCGATCAGGCACATGCCTACGACATTCCGCAGATGTTTTCTCAGGCACTTGAAACGCCCTGCCGTGACCGTCCGCTGATGAGGTTGAGCCACGGTGAATGCAGCATCGGACGCGGGGAGCTCGAAGAACTCGGCATCGACTTTGATGATACCGGGCGGGCAGCACCTTTCGTGGCCCTGTTTATCGGTGGCCATCTCGACAAGCGACTGCCCTTGAGTTTCTGGCAGGAAAGCATCAGGGCGCTCGCGGCCGCCGGGCAGCGACATGTGGTGTTTGTCGGGCCCGAGGAACTGCGCCATGCGCCCCTGCTTGAACAGGAAATGGCCAACAGTCGCTACGGTGCCCTTTGTCGCCCCCGGCCGCTACGAACCTTCGCGGCCATGCTGCATCATGCCCGCCATCTCATCAGCCCTGATTCCGGACCGTTGCATATCGGTGCGGCGCTGGATGTTCCGGTCATGGCGCTGGTTCAAAAGCGCAAGTCCCTGAAGTTTGTCCCGCGCGGGCCGCTGGACATCGTGCTCTGGCAGCCGAATGCTCGTCAGCTGGTGGCCGCCGTCACTTCGCCCGAGCAATATCAGGGCTGTCGGGAGATTGGCACATCCGATACCGACACGATGCAGGTCATGGCCGCTGCTCTGGCAGGCCGTTAA
- a CDS encoding glycoside hydrolase family 15 protein, with translation MSCAGHTLPDYPQGADRCRYGRYPGAATTSLPEISGGEANWDYRYTWLRDASFVLHALLDSGYREEAEAWRSWLLRAVAGGPESLQPMYGIGGERRLVEHELPWLSGFNGATPVRIGNGAWQQQQLDVYGEVMDALHRARRHALAPESDLWHVQYQLLEYLEQHWQEPGAGLWELRGPQRHYTHSRVMVWVAFDRAVKAVECFDMKGDLERWKALRQQVHDEVCAHGFNERRQSFVQYYGGEALDVSALLLPLMGFLPADDPRMVSTVDLIRKELGHDDFLYRFLTDNKQTCLTDGEGAFVIGCFWLVDNLVLQERYDEARALFDQLLGIRNDLGLMSEEYDPRSGRQLGNVPQAFSHVGLINSAHLLTRGTGSSKGYP, from the coding sequence ATATCGTGCGCCGGTCATACGCTCCCTGATTACCCTCAAGGCGCTGACCGATGCCGATACGGGCGGTATCCTGGGGCAGCGACGACCTCCCTGCCCGAAATCAGCGGGGGAGAAGCCAACTGGGACTATCGCTACACCTGGCTGCGAGATGCCTCCTTTGTACTGCATGCGCTGCTGGATAGTGGCTACCGGGAAGAGGCCGAGGCCTGGCGGTCATGGCTTCTGCGTGCGGTGGCCGGCGGGCCTGAAAGCCTGCAGCCCATGTATGGCATAGGTGGCGAGCGGCGCCTTGTGGAGCATGAGTTGCCGTGGCTGTCAGGCTTTAATGGTGCAACGCCGGTGCGCATTGGCAACGGCGCCTGGCAGCAGCAACAGCTGGATGTCTACGGTGAGGTCATGGACGCCCTGCACCGGGCGCGTCGACACGCGCTGGCGCCCGAAAGCGATCTCTGGCACGTGCAGTATCAGCTGCTGGAATATCTTGAGCAGCATTGGCAGGAGCCTGGTGCCGGCCTCTGGGAGCTGCGTGGTCCGCAGCGCCATTATACGCATTCCAGAGTCATGGTCTGGGTGGCCTTTGATCGCGCAGTCAAGGCAGTGGAATGCTTTGATATGAAAGGCGATCTCGAACGCTGGAAGGCCCTGCGTCAGCAGGTGCATGATGAAGTGTGTGCCCATGGGTTCAATGAGCGTCGTCAGAGCTTTGTCCAGTATTACGGCGGTGAGGCACTTGATGTGTCGGCCTTGCTGTTGCCCCTGATGGGGTTCTTGCCGGCAGATGACCCGCGCATGGTCAGCACTGTCGATCTCATTCGCAAGGAGCTGGGCCATGATGATTTTCTATATCGCTTTCTGACCGATAACAAGCAGACGTGTCTGACAGACGGCGAAGGTGCCTTTGTGATCGGCTGTTTCTGGCTGGTCGATAATCTGGTTCTACAGGAGCGATACGACGAGGCCCGGGCCCTTTTTGATCAGCTGTTGGGAATTCGTAACGATCTGGGGCTGATGTCGGAGGAGTATGACCCACGTTCAGGGCGTCAGCTGGGCAACGTCCCCCAGGCCTTTTCGCATGTAGGCCTGATCAACAGTGCTCACCTGCTGACCCGGGGCACTGGTTCATCGAAGGGGTATCCCTGA
- a CDS encoding SDR family oxidoreductase, whose amino-acid sequence MPRETQEVTVVTGAGAGLGCAIAHEFAHHGSHVGLIGRDEGRLETVKKALEAMGVRAVVVSADVADADQVEAAAEQIEAALGPIDVWVNAAMTTLFSSLSDMSPEDYRRVTDVTYHGNVYGTMAALKRMRARNSGTIVQVGSALAYRAVPLQSAYCGAKHAIKGYTQALRTELLNEGSRVHVTMVEMPGLNTPQFDWCKSHLPHRARPVAPVYQPEVGARAVYWAAHHRRREIYVGRSAVMSIWGNKVFPGLLDRYLARTAVSGQQTDERRPPGRPDNLWQPVPGARGAHGRFDDEALSTSAQLWATTHRHELGLMAGALVIVGSLLKAGSRRSTRRLKRR is encoded by the coding sequence ATGCCACGCGAAACACAGGAAGTGACGGTGGTGACTGGTGCTGGCGCGGGACTGGGCTGTGCCATCGCTCATGAATTCGCCCACCATGGCAGTCATGTCGGATTGATCGGACGCGATGAAGGACGTCTTGAAACGGTCAAAAAGGCGCTGGAAGCCATGGGGGTGCGCGCGGTAGTCGTCAGCGCCGATGTGGCTGATGCCGACCAGGTCGAGGCCGCGGCGGAGCAGATAGAAGCCGCGCTGGGCCCGATCGATGTCTGGGTCAACGCCGCCATGACGACGCTGTTTTCCTCATTGAGCGACATGAGCCCGGAAGACTATCGTCGGGTTACCGATGTCACCTATCACGGCAACGTCTACGGCACCATGGCAGCGCTCAAGCGAATGCGCGCACGCAACAGCGGCACCATCGTGCAGGTCGGTTCGGCGCTCGCCTATCGGGCGGTGCCGTTGCAAAGCGCCTACTGCGGTGCCAAGCATGCCATCAAGGGCTACACCCAGGCGCTGCGTACCGAGCTTCTCAACGAGGGCAGCCGGGTTCATGTCACCATGGTGGAAATGCCGGGATTGAACACGCCGCAGTTTGACTGGTGCAAGAGCCATCTGCCGCACCGCGCCCGGCCGGTGGCGCCGGTTTATCAGCCCGAAGTGGGCGCACGCGCCGTCTACTGGGCCGCCCATCACCGCCGCCGCGAAATCTATGTCGGCCGGTCGGCCGTCATGAGCATCTGGGGCAACAAGGTTTTTCCCGGCCTGCTGGATCGTTATCTCGCTCGCACTGCCGTCAGTGGTCAGCAGACCGATGAGCGTCGCCCCCCCGGCCGCCCTGACAACCTTTGGCAACCGGTTCCCGGGGCACGCGGAGCGCATGGCCGTTTTGACGATGAAGCGCTCTCCACCAGTGCGCAGCTCTGGGCAACCACTCACAGACATGAACTGGGCCTGATGGCCGGTGCGCTGGTGATTGTGGGATCGCTATTGAAAGCCGGTTCACGTCGCTCCACCAGACGACTCAAAAGACGTTGA
- a CDS encoding pirin family protein, whose protein sequence is MLTLRPGSERGHADHGWLESYHSFSFAGYVDPDHVHFGPLRVINEDRVAPGGGFGQHGHRDMEIFSYVLSGELAHRDTLGNGSSIGPGRVQLMTTGTGVEHSEFNHSAHEPVHFLQIWLFPRETGLTPRYSEADFSADSKRDQLRLIISPDGRDGSLRTEQDAFIYATLLEGETTLTHTLALGRRAYVHLIRGTLEINGQLLEGGDALMLEEEARIELTRGRDAEALVFDLP, encoded by the coding sequence ATGTTGACCCTGCGCCCTGGTAGCGAACGTGGCCACGCCGATCACGGCTGGCTTGAGAGCTACCACTCCTTTTCCTTTGCCGGCTATGTCGATCCTGACCATGTCCATTTCGGCCCCCTGCGGGTGATCAATGAAGACCGTGTCGCTCCCGGCGGCGGCTTTGGTCAACACGGCCATCGTGACATGGAGATTTTTTCCTACGTGCTTTCCGGCGAACTGGCCCATCGCGATACGCTGGGCAACGGCTCAAGCATTGGGCCGGGACGCGTGCAACTGATGACCACCGGTACCGGCGTGGAGCACAGCGAGTTCAACCACAGCGCCCATGAGCCGGTGCACTTTCTGCAGATCTGGCTCTTTCCTCGTGAGACCGGGCTTACACCGCGCTACAGCGAGGCGGACTTCTCTGCTGACTCAAAGCGTGACCAGCTGCGCCTGATCATCTCCCCGGATGGCCGCGATGGCTCACTGCGCACCGAACAGGATGCCTTCATTTACGCCACGCTCCTGGAGGGTGAGACCACGCTCACTCATACGCTGGCGCTAGGCCGTCGTGCCTACGTGCACCTCATTCGCGGCACGCTTGAGATCAACGGCCAGCTTCTTGAAGGCGGTGATGCCCTGATGCTGGAAGAAGAAGCGCGGATTGAGCTGACGCGCGGTCGTGATGCCGAAGCGCTGGTCTTTGATCTACCCTGA
- a CDS encoding ribokinase — MSLPKQPSSGSATVYNYGSINIDHVYRVPHLVRPGETLSSTDYQIVLGGKGANQTIALARAGGQVSHWGQLGRADDWALETLKDAGADIDDVALLESASGHTVIQVDDEGENAIVLFGGTNQSFTSERIDELLTGADKGGWLLLQNECNDIDVVIRQALERGLKVAFNPAPMTPAIRELPLKDLALLFVNRGEAAALVDIDEQSDADALIEALQTALPGVNIVLTLGSEGAWRIDGERGDTLYQPARPVQAVDTTGAGDTFIGYYMAALQAGNDASTCLERATAAAALAVQRAGAATGIPTVDEVETFLKIAARPS, encoded by the coding sequence ATGTCCTTACCGAAGCAGCCGTCCTCCGGGTCGGCCACCGTCTACAACTATGGCTCGATCAATATCGACCATGTCTATCGTGTCCCGCATCTGGTGCGTCCCGGCGAGACCCTCTCCAGCACTGATTACCAGATCGTGCTGGGCGGCAAGGGTGCCAATCAGACCATCGCGCTGGCGCGGGCCGGTGGGCAGGTGAGCCACTGGGGACAGCTTGGCCGTGCCGACGACTGGGCGCTGGAGACCCTGAAGGACGCCGGCGCCGATATCGATGACGTAGCGCTGCTGGAAAGTGCCAGCGGCCATACCGTGATCCAGGTCGACGACGAGGGGGAAAACGCCATCGTGCTGTTCGGTGGTACCAATCAGAGTTTTACGTCCGAGCGGATCGATGAGCTGCTGACCGGTGCCGACAAGGGCGGCTGGCTGCTGCTGCAAAACGAGTGCAACGATATTGACGTCGTGATTCGTCAGGCGCTCGAGCGCGGATTGAAGGTCGCCTTCAATCCCGCACCGATGACGCCGGCCATTCGCGAATTGCCCCTGAAGGATCTCGCGCTGTTGTTCGTCAACCGGGGCGAAGCTGCCGCGCTGGTGGACATCGACGAGCAAAGCGATGCCGACGCCCTGATCGAGGCGCTTCAAACGGCACTACCGGGCGTCAATATCGTGCTGACGCTGGGCTCGGAAGGGGCCTGGCGCATCGACGGCGAACGTGGTGACACCCTGTACCAGCCGGCGCGTCCGGTACAGGCCGTCGATACGACCGGTGCCGGTGACACGTTCATCGGCTATTACATGGCCGCCCTGCAGGCGGGCAACGATGCCTCTACCTGCCTGGAGCGCGCTACCGCGGCCGCCGCACTGGCCGTGCAACGTGCTGGTGCGGCCACCGGCATCCCGACGGTCGATGAGGTCGAAACCTTCCTGAAGATCGCTGCCCGCCCGTCATGA
- the gabT gene encoding 4-aminobutyrate--2-oxoglutarate transaminase yields MNNNELNELKKRYVANGAASPDGHFADRAENAELWDVDGKRFIDFAGGIGVLNIGHRHPKVIEAVKAQLDKVMHTCQTVMPYEGYVKVAEKLSHITPVRGHAKVMLANSGAEALENAVKVARAATGRSGVICFTGGYHGRTFMTMAMNGKVAPYRTDFGPMPGQVYRAPYPVESIGVSEEDALRGLKMTFKTDANPKDTAAIVIEPVLGEGGFHAASPSFMKALREICDEHGILLIVDEVQSGFGRTGKMFAIEHTGVEPDIMTMAKSMGDGMPISAVVGTDRVMDASGGNSLGGTYTGSPVSCAAVLAVLEVFEEENILEKSQALGDKLGERFQTLERSFDCVRNSRHLGAMAAFDLVRADGEPDTELAGKLCKTARERGLILLSCGLYGNTIRFLMPVTISDDVLCEGMDLIESMLKEMSGQS; encoded by the coding sequence ATGAATAATAATGAACTCAATGAGCTTAAAAAACGCTACGTCGCCAACGGCGCGGCAAGTCCGGATGGTCATTTTGCCGACCGTGCCGAGAACGCCGAACTGTGGGACGTCGATGGCAAGCGCTTTATCGATTTTGCCGGCGGTATTGGTGTGCTCAATATCGGCCATCGTCACCCGAAGGTAATCGAGGCCGTCAAGGCACAGCTCGACAAGGTCATGCATACCTGCCAGACCGTCATGCCCTATGAGGGCTACGTGAAGGTGGCCGAGAAGCTCAGTCACATCACGCCGGTACGCGGACATGCCAAGGTCATGCTGGCCAACTCCGGTGCCGAGGCGCTGGAAAACGCCGTCAAGGTCGCGCGCGCCGCGACCGGCCGCTCGGGCGTGATCTGTTTCACCGGCGGCTATCACGGCCGCACGTTCATGACCATGGCCATGAACGGCAAGGTCGCCCCCTATCGCACCGATTTCGGTCCCATGCCGGGGCAGGTCTATCGCGCGCCCTATCCGGTCGAATCAATCGGTGTCAGCGAGGAAGACGCACTGCGCGGCCTGAAGATGACCTTCAAGACCGATGCCAACCCGAAGGACACGGCCGCGATCGTCATCGAGCCGGTGCTGGGCGAAGGCGGTTTCCATGCTGCTTCACCGAGCTTCATGAAGGCACTGCGTGAGATCTGCGACGAACACGGCATTTTGCTGATCGTCGATGAAGTGCAGTCCGGCTTCGGCCGTACCGGCAAGATGTTTGCCATCGAGCATACCGGCGTTGAGCCCGACATCATGACCATGGCCAAGAGCATGGGCGATGGCATGCCGATTTCGGCCGTGGTCGGTACCGATCGTGTGATGGATGCCTCGGGCGGCAATTCGCTTGGCGGTACCTATACCGGTAGCCCGGTCTCCTGTGCCGCTGTTCTGGCCGTGCTGGAAGTGTTCGAAGAGGAAAACATCCTCGAGAAGAGTCAGGCGCTGGGCGACAAGCTCGGTGAGCGGTTCCAGACGCTGGAACGCTCGTTTGACTGCGTGCGCAACTCGCGCCATCTGGGGGCGATGGCCGCCTTCGATCTGGTCCGCGCCGATGGCGAGCCTGATACGGAGCTTGCCGGCAAGCTCTGCAAGACGGCGCGCGAACGTGGCCTGATCCTGCTGTCCTGCGGCCTCTATGGCAACACGATCCGCTTTTTGATGCCGGTCACCATCAGCGATGACGTGCTGTGTGAAGGGATGGATCTGATCGAATCCATGCTGAAGGAAATGAGTGGTCAGTCGTAA
- a CDS encoding NAD-dependent succinate-semialdehyde dehydrogenase, whose product MFDIEFKNQRAAALIGDQWQEGRQQFAVNNPATGELVANVADLGAEETRAAVAAAETAMADWRKVPAKERSRLLRRWFDLVVENTDALARLMTLEQGKPLAEARGEVGYGASFIEFYAEEAKRIAGETLPGHGADKRILVMREPIGVVAAITPWNFPLAMITRKCAPALAAGCTVVIKPAEATPLTALALAALALEAGIPQGAINVVTAKSPAAVGEVLTTDPRVRKVSFTGSTPVGKKLLAQCASTVKKTAMELGGNAPFIVFDDADLDAAVEGAIASKYRNAGQTCVCTNRFLVQSSVYDAFVEKLAARVRELKVGNGMEEGTIIGPLINQAAVDKVSVHVSDALDKGARLVEGGQAHALGHSFYAPTVLADVTPEMAVAREETFGPLAAVFRFDQDDQAIAMANDTPFGLAAYFYARDYKRIWQVMEALEYGMVAVNEGLLSTELAPFGGIKESGLGREGSHHGLEEFTELKYVCLGGL is encoded by the coding sequence ATGTTTGATATCGAGTTCAAGAACCAGCGTGCCGCCGCCCTGATCGGTGATCAGTGGCAGGAAGGCCGGCAGCAGTTTGCCGTCAACAACCCGGCGACCGGGGAGCTGGTCGCCAACGTGGCCGATCTCGGCGCCGAGGAGACTCGCGCGGCAGTCGCGGCCGCCGAGACGGCAATGGCCGACTGGCGCAAGGTGCCGGCAAAAGAGCGCTCGCGTCTGCTGCGCCGCTGGTTTGACCTGGTGGTTGAAAATACCGACGCTCTGGCGCGCCTGATGACGCTGGAGCAGGGCAAGCCGCTGGCGGAAGCCCGCGGTGAAGTCGGCTATGGCGCCTCGTTTATCGAGTTCTACGCTGAAGAAGCCAAGCGCATCGCCGGCGAGACCCTGCCGGGGCACGGCGCGGACAAGCGCATTCTGGTCATGCGCGAGCCGATCGGCGTGGTCGCGGCCATCACGCCCTGGAACTTCCCGCTGGCGATGATCACTCGCAAATGCGCGCCGGCGCTGGCGGCCGGCTGTACGGTCGTGATCAAGCCGGCCGAGGCGACGCCGTTGACCGCGCTGGCACTCGCCGCGCTGGCGCTGGAAGCCGGCATTCCGCAGGGGGCGATCAATGTGGTCACCGCCAAAAGCCCTGCCGCAGTGGGCGAAGTGCTGACTACCGACCCGAGAGTGCGCAAGGTCTCCTTCACGGGTTCCACGCCGGTCGGCAAGAAACTGCTGGCGCAGTGTGCCTCCACCGTCAAGAAAACGGCCATGGAGCTGGGGGGCAACGCGCCCTTTATCGTGTTTGACGATGCCGACCTTGATGCCGCGGTTGAAGGCGCGATTGCCTCCAAGTACCGCAATGCCGGCCAGACCTGCGTATGCACCAACCGCTTTCTGGTGCAGTCCAGCGTCTACGATGCCTTCGTTGAGAAGCTCGCCGCTCGCGTGCGGGAACTCAAGGTTGGCAACGGCATGGAAGAGGGCACGATCATTGGACCGCTGATCAACCAGGCGGCCGTCGACAAGGTCAGTGTCCATGTCAGCGATGCGCTCGACAAGGGCGCTCGACTGGTAGAAGGTGGACAGGCGCACGCGCTGGGACACTCGTTTTACGCCCCGACCGTGCTGGCCGATGTCACCCCCGAGATGGCCGTGGCTCGGGAAGAGACCTTCGGGCCATTGGCGGCAGTGTTTCGTTTCGACCAGGATGATCAGGCCATTGCGATGGCCAACGATACGCCCTTTGGCCTGGCGGCCTACTTCTATGCCCGCGACTACAAGCGCATCTGGCAGGTGATGGAGGCGCTCGAGTACGGCATGGTCGCCGTCAACGAAGGGCTGTTGTCGACCGAGCTGGCCCCGTTTGGCGGTATCAAGGAGTCAGGACTGGGTCGAGAGGGTTCGCACCACGGGCTGGAGGAGTTTACCGAGCTCAAGTATGTCTGTCTCGGCGGGCTGTAA
- a CDS encoding APC family permease yields the protein MQSTTKPRELVRVLARTDVLALAFGAMIGWGWIVLTGGAILDAGSLGAIIAFIIGGIAVLLVGLTYAELAAAMPKVGGEHVYSYRALGHFASFVCTWSIVLGYVSVVSFEAVALPTVVEQLVPGYDVGHLWTVAGWDVKASWVAVGVIGSLIMMAINYVGITTAALIQKLVTGLILVVGVLFITGALFTGEAANMTPLFNHESSGGFAGGIMAVLVMAPFLFVGFDVIPQAAEEIDLPFRDIGKVLIASVLMAVAWYALIVLGTSLMLDQPALEGSSLSVPDAMVAVMGSVWGSKLMVLAGIAGIITSWNAFYIGGSRAIYALAHSGMLPAFLGKLHPKYKTPTNAIIMIGLLSTIAPFMGRPAMVWLVDAGGLGIVIAYLFVALSFMVLRKREPGMDRPFRVSNGRVVGALAVLLSLGMACLYLPGSPSALTGIEWGVFGGWMILGLAMYFFALNRYGRAFSDRVMQDVYHR from the coding sequence ATGCAGAGCACAACCAAACCACGCGAGCTGGTGCGCGTTCTGGCACGCACCGATGTCCTGGCACTGGCCTTCGGCGCCATGATCGGCTGGGGCTGGATCGTTTTGACCGGCGGCGCGATTCTTGATGCCGGCAGTCTTGGTGCCATCATCGCCTTTATCATCGGTGGTATTGCGGTCCTGCTGGTCGGGCTGACCTACGCCGAGCTGGCGGCCGCCATGCCCAAGGTGGGCGGTGAGCACGTCTACAGCTATCGCGCACTCGGCCACTTTGCCTCCTTTGTCTGTACCTGGAGCATCGTGCTGGGCTATGTGAGCGTCGTTTCCTTTGAGGCGGTAGCCCTGCCCACCGTGGTCGAGCAGCTTGTTCCGGGCTATGACGTGGGCCATCTCTGGACCGTCGCCGGCTGGGACGTCAAGGCCAGCTGGGTGGCCGTCGGTGTCATCGGCTCGCTGATCATGATGGCGATCAACTATGTCGGCATCACCACCGCGGCGCTGATCCAGAAACTGGTGACCGGGCTGATTCTGGTGGTGGGTGTGCTGTTTATCACCGGCGCGCTCTTTACCGGTGAGGCCGCCAACATGACGCCGCTGTTCAACCATGAGTCCAGCGGCGGGTTCGCCGGCGGCATCATGGCGGTGCTGGTCATGGCGCCCTTTCTGTTCGTGGGTTTTGACGTGATCCCGCAGGCGGCCGAGGAGATCGATCTGCCGTTTCGCGATATCGGCAAGGTGCTGATTGCGTCGGTGCTGATGGCGGTGGCCTGGTATGCGCTGATCGTGCTGGGCACCAGTCTGATGCTGGATCAGCCGGCGCTTGAAGGCAGCTCGCTGTCCGTCCCGGATGCCATGGTGGCCGTCATGGGCAGCGTATGGGGCAGCAAGCTGATGGTTCTGGCAGGCATTGCCGGCATCATCACCAGCTGGAATGCGTTTTATATCGGCGGATCACGAGCGATCTATGCGCTGGCGCACTCTGGCATGCTGCCGGCCTTTCTGGGCAAGCTGCATCCGAAGTACAAGACACCGACCAATGCCATCATCATGATCGGTCTGTTGTCGACGATTGCGCCCTTCATGGGCCGCCCGGCCATGGTGTGGCTGGTGGATGCCGGCGGTCTGGGCATCGTGATCGCCTATCTGTTCGTGGCGCTGTCCTTCATGGTGCTTCGAAAGCGTGAGCCCGGGATGGATCGTCCCTTCAGGGTGAGCAATGGTCGTGTGGTCGGCGCGCTGGCGGTGCTGCTGTCACTGGGTATGGCCTGTCTTTATCTGCCGGGTAGCCCGTCGGCGCTGACCGGTATTGAGTGGGGGGTGTTCGGAGGCTGGATGATTCTGGGTCTGGCGATGTATTTCTTTGCGCTCAACCGCTATGGACGAGCGTTCAGTGACCGGGTCATGCAGGACGTTTATCACCGCTGA